One genomic segment of [Limnothrix rosea] IAM M-220 includes these proteins:
- the purT gene encoding formate-dependent phosphoribosylglycinamide formyltransferase translates to MAIALPKKIMMLGSGELGKEVVIAAQRLGNTVIAVDRYDNAPAMQVADYREVISMLDGEALEAVVKKYEPDFIVPEVEAIRTEKLLEFEQQGYTVIPTAAATNFTMNRDRIRDLAHNELGLRTAKYAYATSLEELTAVAQEIGFPNVIKPVMSSSGKGQSIVQTAFELEKAWNYAIEGARGDTAKIIIEEFIDFEVEITLMTVKQWAGETLFCPAIAHRQERGDYQESWQPVGLTDAQVKDAQDIACKVTNALGGAGIFGVEFFITKDEVIFSELSPRPHDTGMVTMISQNLNEFELHVRAILGLPIPTIEQLGAAASAVILADQNSETISFAGVAEALAEPQTDLRLFGKPDSRPYRRMGVALAKGKDTDEARKKAFNAAQKVKITYD, encoded by the coding sequence ATGGCGATCGCATTACCGAAGAAAATCATGATGTTAGGTTCAGGCGAATTGGGGAAAGAAGTGGTGATTGCAGCCCAACGCCTTGGTAATACCGTGATTGCAGTGGATCGCTATGACAATGCTCCTGCCATGCAAGTGGCGGATTATCGTGAAGTGATTTCGATGTTGGACGGTGAAGCCCTAGAAGCCGTCGTAAAAAAATATGAGCCGGATTTTATCGTGCCGGAAGTGGAGGCCATTCGCACGGAAAAGCTACTGGAATTTGAACAGCAGGGCTATACCGTTATTCCCACTGCCGCCGCGACGAATTTCACAATGAACCGCGATCGCATTCGGGATTTAGCCCACAATGAATTAGGATTACGCACGGCGAAATATGCCTATGCCACCAGCCTTGAAGAGTTGACCGCTGTCGCCCAAGAAATTGGGTTTCCCAACGTAATTAAGCCCGTCATGTCTTCTTCTGGCAAGGGGCAATCCATTGTACAAACGGCCTTCGAGCTAGAGAAGGCTTGGAATTATGCCATTGAAGGGGCGCGGGGAGATACCGCCAAAATCATCATCGAAGAGTTTATTGATTTTGAAGTTGAGATTACCCTGATGACCGTCAAGCAATGGGCAGGGGAAACCCTCTTTTGTCCGGCGATCGCCCACCGACAAGAACGGGGAGATTATCAAGAATCTTGGCAACCAGTGGGGTTAACGGATGCCCAAGTGAAAGATGCTCAAGACATTGCCTGCAAGGTGACGAATGCTCTCGGTGGTGCTGGGATTTTTGGGGTGGAATTTTTTATCACCAAAGACGAAGTGATTTTTTCTGAGCTATCGCCCCGTCCCCACGACACAGGTATGGTGACGATGATCTCCCAAAATCTCAACGAATTCGAATTACATGTACGCGCAATCTTAGGATTACCAATCCCTACCATTGAACAGTTAGGAGCTGCCGCTAGTGCGGTGATTTTAGCCGACCAAAACAGCGAAACAATTTCTTTTGCTGGTGTCGCAGAAGCCTTAGCTGAACCCCAAACAGATTTGCGTTTATTCGGTAAGCCGGATTCTCGTCCCTACCGTCGCATGGGTGTTGCTTTGGCGAAGGGGAAAGATACCGATGAAGCCCGTAAAAAAGCCTTTAACGCGGCTCAAAAGGTCAAAATCACTTATGACTAA
- a CDS encoding NAD-dependent epimerase/dehydratase family protein, whose amino-acid sequence MKIIVLGGDGFCGWPTSLHLSQAGHDVVIVDNLSRRNIDNELEVDSLTPIRPMSVRLEAWQELTGKRIKFLNFDIAKEYDRLLNLLLDYEPDAIVHFAEQRAAPYSMKSAKHKRYTVDNNLNGTNNVLCAVVESGLDIHIVHLGTMGVYGYGTAGMKIPEGYLDIQVVTEDGKVIEKQILHPANPGSIYHMTKTQDQLFFAYYNKNDKVRVTDLHQGIVWGTNTPETAMDERLINRFDYDGDYGTVLNRFLMQAAVGYPLTVHGTGGQTRAFIHIKDTVKCVELAIANPPEKGERVKILNQMTETHRVKELAEIINNITGAEIQYLENPRNEDSENDLYVENQCFLDMGLEPTKLDKGLMLEVTDIASKYVDRCDRSRILCTSKWTQTSERAAAHAAKS is encoded by the coding sequence ATGAAAATCATTGTTCTGGGTGGAGACGGATTCTGCGGCTGGCCCACATCGTTACACCTATCCCAAGCAGGTCACGATGTCGTTATTGTTGATAATCTTTCTAGACGAAATATCGATAATGAGCTGGAAGTGGATTCTCTGACTCCCATCCGGCCAATGTCTGTGCGCCTTGAAGCGTGGCAAGAACTCACTGGCAAGCGCATCAAGTTTTTGAATTTTGATATCGCCAAAGAATACGATCGCCTCCTAAATCTTCTTTTGGATTACGAACCAGATGCGATTGTTCACTTCGCTGAGCAGCGGGCGGCTCCCTACTCGATGAAATCGGCGAAGCATAAGCGTTATACCGTCGATAATAATCTCAATGGCACAAACAATGTGCTTTGTGCAGTGGTTGAATCTGGTCTAGATATTCATATCGTCCACCTCGGCACCATGGGTGTGTATGGTTATGGCACTGCGGGCATGAAAATCCCCGAAGGCTACCTTGATATTCAGGTGGTGACGGAGGATGGCAAGGTCATTGAAAAGCAAATTCTTCACCCGGCAAATCCGGGTAGCATCTACCACATGACCAAGACGCAGGATCAACTGTTCTTTGCGTATTACAACAAAAACGATAAAGTCCGTGTCACAGATCTCCACCAAGGTATTGTCTGGGGAACTAACACACCGGAAACGGCGATGGATGAGCGGCTCATTAATCGTTTTGACTATGATGGTGACTATGGCACAGTACTCAATCGTTTCTTGATGCAAGCGGCAGTGGGCTATCCCCTTACGGTGCATGGTACTGGTGGCCAAACTCGCGCCTTTATTCACATTAAAGACACTGTTAAATGTGTGGAGCTGGCGATCGCCAACCCACCAGAAAAAGGAGAGCGCGTCAAAATCCTGAACCAAATGACAGAAACTCACCGCGTTAAGGAATTAGCGGAAATCATCAATAACATTACAGGTGCAGAAATTCAGTACCTTGAAAATCCCCGGAATGAAGATTCTGAAAATGATCTTTATGTGGAAAATCAGTGTTTCCTCGATATGGGTTTAGAACCCACCAAACTTGATAAGGGTTTGATGCTGGAGGTGACGGATATTGCCAGTAAGTATGTAGACCGCTGCGATCGCAGTCGCATTCTTTGCACGTCTAAATGGACACAAACGTCTGAGCGTGCTGCTGCCCACGCCGCCAAGTCCTAA
- the selD gene encoding selenide, water dikinase SelD produces MTDLVLVGGGHSHAIALRMWGMNPLRNVRLTLISDVTYTPYSGMLPGYVAGFYGYDETHIDLRRLAYFAGADFLREKVFDLNLENKIILCGDRPPVRFDYLSLDIGSTPSVTNIPGARQYAIPAKPVPKFLTAWQKILDEASENPSQKQDIIIVGGGAGGTELAFNIHHALTQKLTSPNLLSLHLVHRGSALISGNENPWVSQKTEKLLLQRGVKIHLNEEVTEVFKSGLQCQSGLRLTGKVIWVTQASPAHWLEKSAIETDAKGFVVVDETLRSPSHPFVFATGDIASMRNHPRPKAGVFAVRQGKPLFQNWRRTFTGEALIDYNPQKRYLALIGTGDQQAIASWWKLGWRSRWLWHWKDKIDRKFMDQFADLPEMKPMVAATATEPAPKMYCAGCGAKVGKNILAAALSDLETSNTEGVVVGLDQPDDAAVIQVPKDQLLVQTVDYFPSLINDPYLLGQIVTQHCLSDLYTMGAMPHSVLVLASIPHGEARVQQGLLQQMLAGVTKVLRAENIALIGGHTNEADKLGLGLTCNGFIQKDDIWRKGEVQAGQALILTKPLGTGTLFAAEMQRVAKGKWLDGAIAAMVQSNRKAAEILRKYGATACTDITGFGLAGHLLEMLQPSGLSAELYLDQLPMLHGAVETIKQGFTSSLAPQNHTAEQFIQADMSLRENPKYELLFDPQTSGGLLASIAPEKITACLADLRQVGYDASIEIGTIKTAQTSSPQLIISTS; encoded by the coding sequence ATGACAGATTTGGTTTTGGTGGGTGGTGGTCATAGTCACGCGATCGCCCTACGCATGTGGGGAATGAATCCTCTCAGAAATGTCCGTCTTACTTTAATTAGTGATGTGACTTACACGCCCTATTCGGGGATGCTGCCGGGGTATGTTGCGGGGTTTTATGGCTATGACGAAACCCATATCGATCTGCGTCGCCTTGCCTATTTTGCTGGAGCTGATTTTTTAAGAGAGAAAGTTTTTGATTTAAATTTAGAGAATAAAATAATTCTTTGTGGCGATCGCCCGCCGGTACGGTTTGATTATTTATCGTTAGATATTGGTAGTACTCCCAGTGTGACAAATATTCCGGGAGCAAGGCAATATGCGATCCCGGCTAAGCCTGTGCCAAAATTTCTGACGGCGTGGCAAAAAATTCTCGATGAAGCATCAGAAAATCCTTCCCAAAAACAGGACATTATCATCGTTGGGGGTGGGGCAGGGGGCACAGAACTAGCTTTTAATATTCACCATGCTTTAACCCAAAAACTAACATCACCAAATTTACTTTCTTTGCACCTTGTGCATCGCGGCTCGGCATTAATTAGTGGTAATGAAAATCCTTGGGTCAGCCAAAAAACAGAAAAGTTATTGTTGCAGCGTGGCGTTAAGATTCACCTCAACGAAGAAGTAACAGAGGTTTTTAAATCGGGGTTGCAATGTCAATCGGGCTTACGGCTAACGGGAAAGGTGATTTGGGTCACGCAAGCATCGCCTGCACATTGGTTGGAAAAAAGTGCGATTGAAACCGATGCAAAGGGTTTTGTCGTGGTGGATGAAACGCTGCGATCGCCGTCCCATCCTTTCGTCTTTGCGACGGGAGATATTGCATCTATGCGCAACCATCCCAGACCAAAAGCAGGAGTATTTGCAGTACGTCAAGGGAAACCGTTATTTCAAAATTGGCGACGCACTTTTACTGGCGAAGCTTTAATTGATTACAACCCTCAAAAACGTTATCTCGCACTCATTGGCACTGGCGATCAACAGGCGATCGCCTCGTGGTGGAAACTAGGTTGGCGTAGTCGTTGGCTGTGGCATTGGAAAGATAAAATCGACCGCAAATTTATGGATCAGTTTGCCGATTTGCCGGAGATGAAACCCATGGTGGCCGCGACAGCCACTGAACCTGCACCAAAAATGTATTGTGCAGGCTGTGGCGCAAAGGTCGGGAAAAATATTTTGGCAGCCGCCCTTTCAGATCTTGAAACATCGAACACTGAAGGTGTAGTTGTAGGGCTAGATCAACCCGATGACGCGGCGGTCATTCAAGTGCCAAAGGATCAGCTTCTGGTGCAAACGGTCGATTATTTTCCGAGCTTGATTAATGATCCCTATCTCCTCGGTCAAATTGTGACCCAGCATTGCCTCAGCGATCTCTATACGATGGGTGCAATGCCCCACAGTGTCTTGGTTTTAGCGAGTATTCCCCACGGCGAAGCCAGAGTCCAACAGGGACTTTTGCAACAGATGTTAGCGGGAGTCACCAAGGTTTTGCGGGCGGAAAATATTGCATTAATCGGTGGTCATACGAACGAAGCTGACAAATTAGGATTGGGGTTAACTTGCAATGGATTTATCCAAAAAGATGACATTTGGCGAAAAGGTGAAGTACAGGCAGGACAAGCTTTAATCCTGACAAAACCCCTCGGTACGGGCACATTGTTTGCGGCAGAAATGCAACGAGTGGCAAAGGGAAAATGGCTCGATGGGGCGATCGCCGCCATGGTGCAATCCAACCGCAAGGCCGCCGAAATTTTACGCAAATATGGCGCAACCGCTTGTACCGATATCACCGGGTTTGGGCTAGCAGGACATCTCCTCGAAATGCTGCAACCTTCCGGACTTTCAGCGGAATTATATTTAGATCAATTGCCGATGCTTCATGGGGCAGTTGAAACAATAAAACAAGGCTTTACCAGTTCCCTCGCGCCGCAAAATCACACCGCCGAACAATTTATCCAAGCGGATATGTCATTACGAGAAAACCCGAAATATGAATTGCTTTTTGACCCGCAAACATCTGGGGGATTGCTAGCGAGTATCGCTCCTGAAAAAATAACTGCTTGTTTGGCAGATTTGCGGCAGGTGGGTTATGACGCAAGCATTGAAATTGGAACGATCAAAACAGCACAAACTTCTTCTCCACAACTAATCATCTCAACCAGTTGA
- a CDS encoding methyltransferase domain-containing protein, with amino-acid sequence MNFASLILILVGFGLIVSLVLYFLSARRYQSSETVANSYDEWTEDGILEFYWGEHIHLGYYGNPPRDMDFLTAKIDFVHEMVRWGGLATLPAGTTVLDVGCGIGGSSRILAQDYDFDVTGVTISPKQVERATELTPMGVTAKFQVDDAMNLSFPDASFDVVWSIEAGPHMPDKAVFAKELLRVLKPGGKLVVADWNQRDDRRIPLNWWEKPVMTQLLDQWAHPKFSSIEGFSELLEATGFVQGAVETADWTRETLPSWFQTIWVGIERPRGWLQYGWSGFVKSIREVPTILLMRLAFGEGLCRFGMFRAVRAEASTQDS; translated from the coding sequence ATGAATTTTGCATCTCTAATCTTGATCTTGGTCGGCTTTGGTTTAATTGTGAGTTTAGTACTGTACTTCTTGTCAGCACGCCGCTATCAATCCTCTGAAACGGTCGCCAACTCCTACGACGAATGGACAGAAGATGGCATCCTCGAATTTTATTGGGGCGAACATATTCACCTTGGTTATTACGGCAACCCTCCTCGCGACATGGACTTTCTCACCGCAAAAATTGATTTTGTCCATGAAATGGTGCGCTGGGGCGGACTGGCAACCCTTCCGGCTGGCACGACGGTGCTGGATGTCGGTTGTGGGATAGGCGGCAGTAGTCGGATTTTGGCGCAGGATTATGACTTTGATGTCACGGGTGTCACCATTAGTCCCAAACAGGTGGAACGCGCTACAGAGCTAACTCCCATGGGTGTAACGGCCAAATTTCAAGTCGATGATGCGATGAATTTATCTTTTCCCGATGCCAGTTTTGATGTGGTGTGGTCCATTGAGGCGGGCCCCCACATGCCGGATAAGGCGGTATTTGCCAAGGAATTATTGCGGGTACTAAAGCCCGGTGGCAAATTAGTTGTTGCGGATTGGAACCAACGGGATGATCGCCGTATTCCTTTGAACTGGTGGGAAAAGCCTGTTATGACTCAACTCTTAGACCAGTGGGCGCATCCTAAGTTTTCGAGTATTGAAGGGTTTTCAGAACTGTTAGAAGCGACGGGTTTTGTGCAGGGTGCAGTGGAAACGGCGGATTGGACGCGTGAAACATTGCCTTCTTGGTTCCAAACGATTTGGGTTGGTATCGAACGGCCTAGGGGCTGGCTCCAGTACGGTTGGTCAGGTTTTGTGAAATCCATCCGAGAAGTGCCCACAATTTTATTAATGCGTTTGGCCTTTGGGGAAGGTCTTTGTCGTTTTGGTATGTTTCGGGCTGTACGGGCAGAAGCCTCGACCCAAGACTCCTAA
- a CDS encoding mechanosensitive ion channel family protein has translation MTAEFLSKTILGNTVMDYAMAIAFLLGGVIVINGVKSLVLCSVRQWAKRSFFEVDPRLLNIFSKALVRLLYIGNISLAIGNLALHPILDETVSSLVVIAATVVAIQFISRLIEYSVRSYFLKKGDLELEQSFSALMPIIRTILWTIGAVFLLDNLGFDISAVIASLGIGGIAVAFAAQGVLGDLFSYFSLVIDRPFIIGDFIIVDDFLGTVEHIGIKTTRLKSISGEEIVIANTDLTDSRVRNFRQMERRRIQFSLGVLYETSKEKLEVIPAIIQDIIASQENAIFDRAHFASYGDFSLNFEIVYFVNGGDFSLYMDVQQKINLAIFEAFAKRDIEFAYPTNVTYLKSDTSKEEPIQVATQTTNNQDS, from the coding sequence ATGACAGCAGAGTTTTTATCTAAAACAATTCTTGGTAACACCGTAATGGATTATGCCATGGCGATCGCCTTTCTCCTTGGCGGTGTAATCGTGATTAACGGTGTCAAAAGTTTAGTGCTCTGCTCGGTGAGACAGTGGGCAAAAAGATCATTTTTTGAAGTCGATCCGCGGCTACTGAATATTTTTAGTAAAGCTCTAGTGCGACTACTTTATATCGGTAATATTTCACTGGCGATCGGCAACCTAGCACTACATCCTATCCTAGACGAGACTGTAAGCTCCCTTGTGGTGATAGCAGCAACAGTTGTTGCCATTCAATTCATTTCGCGTCTCATCGAATACAGTGTACGCTCTTACTTTCTTAAAAAAGGTGATCTTGAATTAGAGCAAAGTTTTAGTGCTTTAATGCCCATTATCCGTACGATTCTTTGGACAATTGGTGCAGTATTTCTCCTCGACAACCTCGGCTTCGATATCTCTGCCGTCATTGCCAGTTTAGGTATTGGTGGTATTGCCGTTGCCTTTGCTGCCCAAGGTGTTTTAGGCGATCTATTTAGCTACTTCTCCCTAGTGATTGATCGCCCTTTTATCATTGGTGATTTTATTATCGTCGATGATTTTCTCGGCACAGTAGAACACATTGGCATTAAAACAACTCGTCTCAAAAGCATTAGCGGCGAAGAAATTGTCATTGCCAATACTGATTTAACCGATTCAAGAGTGCGTAACTTTCGACAGATGGAACGACGTCGGATTCAGTTTAGTTTGGGTGTTCTCTACGAAACGTCTAAAGAAAAGCTAGAGGTTATTCCTGCCATTATTCAAGATATTATTGCATCCCAAGAAAATGCTATTTTTGACCGTGCTCACTTTGCTAGCTATGGTGATTTTAGTTTAAATTTTGAGATTGTCTATTTTGTGAATGGTGGTGACTTTAGTCTATATATGGATGTGCAACAGAAAATCAATTTGGCAATTTTTGAGGCCTTTGCCAAGCGCGATATCGAATTTGCCTATCCGACAAATGTTACTTATCTCAAGTCGGATACATCGAAAGAGGAACCGATTCAGGTCGCAACTCAAACAACCAATAATCAAGATAGTTAG
- a CDS encoding Uma2 family endonuclease codes for MVAIASRGMTLAEFLAFYPEENICYELENGELVEMPPESDQNQRIASFLFAYFLKLGIAPYCLRIGIEVAVTGSKESVRVPDFTVLSEEAALALEGATRSTIMPDMPPPKLVVEVVSPGKVNINRDYRYKRAQYQARGISEYWIVDPLTSKVTILSLNEGLYDEATFVDAEILTSPLLQELQPENEITAAQVLQQA; via the coding sequence ATGGTGGCGATCGCCTCACGAGGAATGACCCTCGCCGAATTTCTTGCTTTTTACCCAGAAGAAAACATTTGCTATGAGCTAGAAAATGGAGAATTAGTGGAAATGCCCCCCGAAAGCGACCAAAATCAGCGCATTGCGTCTTTTTTGTTTGCATATTTTCTAAAACTCGGAATTGCTCCCTACTGCTTGCGTATTGGTATTGAAGTGGCAGTTACAGGCTCTAAAGAATCCGTGCGAGTTCCCGATTTCACAGTTTTATCGGAAGAAGCGGCTCTTGCTCTAGAAGGTGCAACGCGTTCGACAATCATGCCTGATATGCCGCCACCAAAGCTTGTAGTTGAAGTGGTTTCGCCGGGCAAAGTAAATATTAATCGGGACTATCGTTATAAGCGGGCACAATATCAAGCGCGGGGTATTAGTGAATATTGGATTGTCGATCCCCTTACCAGTAAAGTCACCATCTTGTCGTTAAATGAAGGTTTATACGACGAAGCCACTTTTGTTGATGCAGAGATTTTGACCTCACCTTTACTTCAAGAATTACAACCAGAAAACGAAATTACAGCCGCCCAGGTTTTACAGCAAGCCTAA
- a CDS encoding CsbD family protein, translating to MGNENRIDATLKNIEGKVQEAVGEFTGDPKDQAEGKVKQAEAEAQHTVENAKDEIKKNL from the coding sequence ATGGGTAACGAAAATAGAATTGATGCTACTTTGAAAAATATCGAAGGAAAGGTTCAAGAGGCCGTTGGTGAATTCACGGGTGATCCGAAGGACCAAGCGGAGGGTAAAGTAAAGCAAGCGGAAGCTGAGGCTCAGCATACTGTTGAGAATGCTAAGGATGAAATTAAGAAAAATCTTTAA
- a CDS encoding CAP domain-containing protein, whose translation MWLKSSLVSLASLVVTPLLLPLGSVSASPAVQPPSPVASTMEAITVENFTVGDRVEVQRNNQWRSGEILSVQFLEQKTIYSVRYLDIGFTENNVRGDRLRKKTTSRPQARRIFQVGLPVIVAEGETYREGVITGYQLGGYGGDRYEISYNDDSHTTNVKRHQLLTLAEAQALGFETDNYDLSTPEAIAEMLDIHNEWRAKVGVAPLTWSDELVEHSKIWAEHLLAERDMYHRPVSQNPHGENLAKATKRHMTPSFVVNLWGSEVKDYDYESNQCMGLMCGHYTQMVWHETTQLGCAMAREDDFEIWVCSYDPPGNYAGERPYPMVETTALETASE comes from the coding sequence ATGTGGTTAAAAAGTTCTCTCGTTTCTCTCGCTTCTCTCGTTGTCACGCCCCTACTCTTACCACTGGGTTCCGTCTCAGCGTCGCCAGCAGTCCAGCCCCCATCTCCTGTTGCTTCAACCATGGAAGCGATAACAGTCGAAAATTTTACTGTCGGCGATCGCGTCGAAGTTCAGCGCAATAACCAGTGGCGCTCTGGGGAAATCCTGTCGGTGCAATTCTTAGAGCAAAAAACAATCTACAGCGTTCGTTACTTAGATATTGGTTTCACTGAAAATAATGTCAGGGGCGATCGCCTAAGAAAGAAAACCACAAGTCGCCCCCAAGCTCGTCGTATTTTTCAAGTGGGTCTACCGGTCATCGTTGCGGAAGGCGAAACCTACCGTGAAGGGGTCATTACAGGCTATCAATTAGGAGGCTACGGCGGCGATCGCTACGAAATTAGCTACAACGACGATTCCCACACCACGAACGTTAAACGTCACCAACTACTCACCCTCGCCGAAGCCCAAGCCCTAGGTTTTGAGACAGACAATTACGATCTATCCACCCCCGAGGCGATCGCCGAAATGCTCGATATCCATAACGAATGGCGCGCGAAAGTCGGAGTGGCTCCCCTAACCTGGTCAGACGAGTTGGTAGAACACTCAAAAATTTGGGCAGAACACCTCTTAGCAGAACGCGACATGTATCACCGACCAGTTTCCCAAAATCCCCACGGTGAAAACCTAGCAAAAGCAACCAAACGCCATATGACCCCCAGCTTTGTCGTAAATCTCTGGGGTTCAGAAGTGAAAGATTATGACTACGAAAGCAATCAATGCATGGGCTTAATGTGCGGCCACTATACCCAAATGGTCTGGCACGAAACAACTCAACTAGGTTGTGCCATGGCGCGGGAAGATGACTTTGAAATTTGGGTTTGTAGCTATGATCCGCCCGGAAATTACGCAGGAGAACGCCCATACCCAATGGTTGAAACGACAGCCCTAGAAACAGCATCCGAGTAA
- the mutY gene encoding A/G-specific adenine glycosylase, with the protein MTIAIVFTDQALQNMRRSLLNWYQREGRSLPWRNEPDIYRVWISEIMLQQTQVKTVIPYYERWLKKFPTVQALAKADQQSVLKLWEGLGYYARARNLHHAAKQVVSEFNGEFPEDLENILKLKGIGRTTAGGILSSARNLPLSILDGNVKRVLARIMALEKPPAKALRELWEVSDQILDPENPRDFNQAFMDLGATLCTQKNPSCGVCPWQGQCKAFQLRTPTDFPRKAPKKKVPTKKLVAAIAFNGQNEVFIQQRPVTGLLGGLWEFPNTEGNIASLTENLFPQAIYKHSLETVFHAYTHFKIELKPHIYFVSHHQGDRWVKMTNLHQYPFSKAHLKIIKQLSNHQQLSLPLEKNHP; encoded by the coding sequence TTGACCATCGCCATTGTGTTTACCGATCAGGCTTTACAAAATATGCGGCGATCGCTCCTAAACTGGTACCAGCGAGAAGGTCGCAGTTTACCATGGCGTAACGAACCAGACATTTATCGCGTCTGGATTTCGGAGATCATGCTCCAGCAAACCCAAGTAAAAACAGTCATTCCCTACTACGAACGCTGGCTAAAAAAATTTCCAACGGTGCAAGCTTTAGCAAAAGCAGATCAGCAGTCAGTACTTAAGCTTTGGGAAGGGCTGGGATACTACGCACGGGCAAGAAATCTCCACCACGCAGCGAAGCAAGTCGTCTCAGAATTTAACGGCGAGTTTCCAGAAGATTTAGAGAATATCCTCAAGCTCAAGGGAATTGGCCGCACCACAGCAGGAGGAATACTCAGTTCTGCCCGGAATTTGCCGTTATCAATTTTGGATGGCAACGTTAAGCGGGTTTTAGCGAGAATTATGGCATTAGAGAAACCGCCAGCAAAAGCCTTGAGGGAATTGTGGGAAGTTTCTGATCAAATTTTAGATCCAGAGAATCCCAGAGATTTCAATCAAGCGTTTATGGATCTGGGGGCGACCCTCTGTACGCAAAAGAATCCGAGCTGTGGCGTTTGTCCGTGGCAAGGTCAATGCAAAGCATTTCAACTGAGGACTCCCACAGATTTTCCCCGCAAGGCTCCCAAAAAGAAAGTGCCCACCAAGAAACTAGTGGCGGCGATCGCCTTTAATGGCCAAAACGAAGTATTTATCCAGCAACGTCCCGTAACAGGCCTACTCGGTGGCCTATGGGAATTTCCCAATACCGAAGGAAATATCGCATCTCTCACAGAAAACCTATTTCCCCAAGCAATATATAAACATTCCCTAGAAACCGTTTTTCATGCCTACACTCACTTCAAGATTGAACTAAAACCCCATATTTATTTTGTCAGCCACCATCAAGGCGATCGCTGGGTAAAAATGACTAATCTACATCAATATCCCTTTTCCAAAGCCCATTTAAAAATTATTAAACAACTATCTAATCATCAACAATTAAGTTTACCCCTAGAGAAAAACCATCCATAA
- a CDS encoding CsbD family protein gives MNQRQMSLKSGLKLLLGSLLLLSVTFIEPNVTLKFNQVAQAAPLSQATFLLEVPSPSDMLDKVTNSSASKRVEGTADRVVGRAKRDIGEVSSEVSGLSEKAEGLAQEAKGKAKQDVAKVQEKLEKSANSLKDLSEDMVDSIKDAF, from the coding sequence ATGAATCAGCGACAAATGAGTTTAAAATCAGGATTAAAACTTTTACTGGGTAGTCTTTTATTATTGTCAGTAACCTTTATCGAACCTAACGTAACCCTTAAATTCAACCAAGTTGCTCAGGCTGCACCACTGTCTCAAGCCACATTTTTATTGGAAGTTCCTAGTCCTTCAGATATGCTCGACAAAGTGACGAATAGCAGTGCAAGTAAGCGTGTAGAAGGTACTGCTGACCGAGTGGTCGGTAGAGCTAAGCGGGATATTGGTGAGGTGTCCAGCGAGGTTTCTGGGCTTTCTGAGAAGGCGGAAGGTTTAGCCCAAGAGGCCAAGGGGAAAGCGAAGCAAGATGTTGCTAAGGTGCAAGAAAAATTAGAGAAATCTGCGAATAGTTTAAAGGATCTATCTGAGGATATGGTCGATTCTATTAAAGATGCTTTTTGA